In a single window of the Hydrogenobaculum sp. 3684 genome:
- a CDS encoding Do family serine endopeptidase, translating into MKKIFAILSVFALLFFASSCVKKSRVEEHSTGQTSSSNYKLNLNVPVLAQMQDELVQIVKRVSPSVVTIFSTQEINVPLFPQIPGFDLPTPSIPQETKALGSGVIFEYNKQNDTFYILTNNHVIAHSKSVVVSFGNNEQHRATIVGADPKTDLAVLKVSAKGVSDPSSRVATLGNSDTLQVGQIVLAIGNPYGLDRTVTMGVISALHRSIGLTQYENYIQTDAAINPGNSGGPLVNIQGQVIGINSAMVEGGQGLGFAIPINLAKWVSSQIIKHGSVTRGWIGVMIQQVTPSLAKALKVQNGAVVVQVMPNGPADKAGIKVGDVIVGIDNENINTVQQLQFKVMETKPGTTLTFHIVRNGKPMDLKVTIGKMPTNPMSVSETQTTTDIGISVANLTPQQMQTYGGGVYVVSVAPNSPAAGSLQPGDVILMVNNHPVNSVNDFKSLVSQYVKSGYVLFLVARDGQRFYVSIQTR; encoded by the coding sequence ATGAAAAAGATTTTTGCAATATTATCTGTGTTTGCCCTTTTGTTTTTTGCAAGCTCTTGTGTAAAAAAAAGCAGAGTGGAAGAGCATTCTACAGGCCAAACATCATCTTCTAATTATAAGTTAAACTTAAATGTACCAGTATTGGCACAGATGCAAGATGAACTTGTGCAGATTGTAAAAAGAGTCTCTCCTTCTGTGGTAACGATATTCTCTACCCAAGAGATAAACGTACCTCTTTTCCCGCAAATACCTGGTTTTGACCTTCCAACACCTTCGATACCACAAGAAACAAAAGCTCTTGGGTCCGGTGTTATATTTGAATACAACAAGCAAAACGATACATTTTATATACTTACAAACAACCATGTTATAGCTCATAGCAAAAGCGTAGTGGTAAGTTTCGGCAACAACGAGCAACATAGAGCTACAATAGTGGGAGCTGATCCAAAAACAGATTTAGCTGTATTGAAAGTAAGCGCAAAAGGAGTAAGTGATCCAAGCTCTAGAGTAGCAACGCTTGGTAATTCAGATACACTCCAAGTGGGCCAAATCGTACTAGCCATAGGTAATCCTTATGGTCTAGATAGGACTGTGACGATGGGGGTTATATCTGCTTTACATAGGAGCATAGGTTTAACTCAATATGAAAATTACATACAAACGGACGCTGCTATAAACCCAGGCAACAGCGGTGGTCCTCTTGTGAATATACAAGGCCAGGTAATAGGTATAAACTCTGCTATGGTAGAAGGTGGTCAAGGTCTTGGCTTTGCCATCCCTATAAATTTAGCAAAATGGGTATCTTCTCAAATTATAAAACATGGTTCTGTTACAAGGGGATGGATAGGTGTAATGATACAACAAGTAACACCTAGTTTAGCAAAAGCTTTAAAAGTTCAAAACGGAGCTGTGGTAGTTCAGGTTATGCCAAACGGCCCTGCAGATAAAGCCGGTATAAAAGTAGGGGATGTTATAGTGGGTATAGACAACGAAAATATAAACACTGTGCAACAGCTTCAATTTAAAGTGATGGAGACAAAACCTGGTACTACTCTTACATTTCACATAGTAAGAAATGGAAAGCCCATGGACTTAAAAGTAACTATAGGAAAAATGCCTACAAACCCAATGTCTGTTAGTGAAACTCAAACTACGACAGATATTGGTATATCTGTAGCAAACCTAACTCCACAACAGATGCAAACTTACGGCGGTGGTGTTTATGTGGTAAGCGTAGCCCCAAATAGTCCAGCAGCTGGTTCTCTTCAACCTGGAGACGTGATACTAATGGTAAACAACCATCCTGTGAACTCTGTAAATGATTTTAAATCGCTTGTATCTCAGTATGTAAAATCTGGATATGTGCTGTTTTTGGTGGCAAGGGATGGGCAAAGGTTTTATGTAAGCATACAGACAAGGTGA
- a CDS encoding RNA polymerase sigma factor RpoD/SigA, translating into MYSDSEQEIINQYMKRVSSVKLLTPQEEKELAKRAKAGDKEALKALVEANLRFVVSVAKQYMGYGIPLSELIAAGNLGLLEAATRFDPDKNVKFISYAVWWVRQAIMQALSQQTGAVRIPVKHSHLISAVGLAYNELLKELEREPTYKEIADYINKKNIIREFKKETGFAPTEEELEQSMNQEHKYTVTEEDVKKCLQICKTPLSLDTPVGDNPDTLFVDLLSISDTDEIEEGVIKDVLEKELHDIISKLPEKERKVLELRYGLNGNEPLTLREIGDALGISRERVRQLETRAIKKLRSFALKRHLKDFLS; encoded by the coding sequence ATGTATTCTGATAGCGAACAAGAGATTATCAATCAATATATGAAGCGAGTCTCTAGTGTAAAGCTTTTAACGCCTCAAGAAGAAAAAGAGCTTGCTAAAAGAGCGAAAGCTGGCGATAAGGAAGCCTTAAAAGCTTTAGTAGAAGCAAATCTAAGATTTGTGGTAAGCGTAGCAAAGCAGTATATGGGATATGGCATACCCTTGTCTGAGTTAATAGCGGCTGGAAACTTGGGTCTTTTAGAAGCGGCTACAAGGTTTGATCCAGATAAAAACGTAAAATTTATATCCTATGCTGTGTGGTGGGTAAGACAAGCTATAATGCAAGCTTTGTCTCAACAAACCGGAGCGGTGAGAATACCTGTAAAGCACTCTCATCTTATAAGTGCAGTGGGTCTTGCTTATAATGAGCTTTTAAAAGAACTTGAAAGAGAACCTACTTATAAAGAAATAGCAGATTATATAAACAAGAAGAATATTATTAGAGAGTTTAAAAAAGAAACCGGTTTTGCACCTACGGAAGAGGAGTTAGAGCAATCGATGAACCAAGAGCATAAGTATACTGTAACTGAAGAGGATGTAAAAAAATGCCTTCAGATATGTAAAACGCCTCTTTCTTTGGATACGCCGGTGGGAGACAATCCAGATACTCTTTTTGTAGATCTTCTTAGCATATCTGACACAGACGAGATAGAAGAGGGTGTTATAAAAGATGTATTGGAAAAGGAGTTGCACGATATAATCAGTAAACTTCCGGAGAAAGAAAGAAAAGTCCTTGAGCTAAGGTATGGTCTCAATGGCAATGAACCTCTAACGCTAAGAGAGATAGGAGATGCTTTGGGTATTTCAAGGGAAAGGGTAAGGCAGTTAGAAACAAGGGCTATTAAAAAACTAAGAAGTTTTGCTTTAAAAAGACATTTAAAAGATTTCTTAAGCTAA
- a CDS encoding biotin/lipoate A/B protein ligase family protein: MRVLYTFNKPWYYHMALDGVLLSLKAQNKIPNTLRFLSFDPECVLIGYHQNPYDEVNLELCKFLNIDIGRRKTGGGAIYFNKAQIGWEVVASLKDFNIKNYEELSQFMCEKVAKALSSFGLNAKYRPRNDIEINSKKISGTGGVLQDGAFLYQGTILIDFDPDKMASLLKIPYEKLQDKNISSAKERVTSLKQELGYAPSFEDIAKAIEKEFEEFGLEQEDLTQEEIKLLNEISNKLNSKEWVFENEIADKLISTKTIRTRAGTFKISFKIDKTKRLLEYIIINGDFFATPPSAIKDLESYLKFSYFDEIKQKIKTFFGNTNLKISFMTDEELSDIILKAINE, encoded by the coding sequence ATGAGGGTTTTGTATACTTTTAATAAACCTTGGTATTACCACATGGCCCTTGACGGGGTTTTACTTTCTTTAAAAGCCCAAAACAAAATACCAAATACGCTTAGATTTTTGAGTTTTGATCCAGAATGTGTACTAATAGGTTATCATCAAAATCCCTACGATGAGGTAAATTTAGAGCTTTGTAAATTTTTAAATATAGATATAGGAAGAAGAAAAACAGGAGGAGGAGCTATATACTTTAACAAAGCTCAAATAGGATGGGAAGTAGTGGCCTCTTTAAAGGATTTTAATATAAAAAACTACGAGGAGCTTTCTCAATTCATGTGTGAAAAAGTGGCAAAGGCTTTGTCAAGTTTTGGTCTAAACGCCAAGTATAGACCAAGAAACGACATCGAGATAAACTCTAAAAAAATATCTGGTACTGGCGGGGTTTTACAAGATGGGGCTTTTTTGTATCAAGGTACGATACTTATAGATTTTGATCCAGACAAAATGGCCTCTTTGCTAAAAATACCTTACGAAAAGCTTCAAGACAAAAATATATCCTCTGCCAAAGAAAGAGTAACTTCTTTAAAACAAGAACTTGGTTATGCTCCATCTTTTGAAGATATTGCAAAAGCCATAGAAAAAGAGTTTGAAGAGTTTGGTTTAGAACAAGAAGATTTAACACAAGAAGAGATTAAACTTTTGAATGAGATTTCTAACAAATTAAACTCAAAAGAATGGGTATTTGAAAATGAGATTGCAGATAAGCTTATAAGCACAAAAACCATACGCACCAGAGCAGGGACTTTTAAAATAAGTTTTAAAATAGATAAAACTAAAAGGCTTTTAGAATATATAATTATAAATGGAGATTTTTTTGCCACACCACCAAGTGCTATCAAGGATTTAGAAAGCTACCTTAAATTTTCTTACTTTGATGAGATAAAACAAAAGATAAAAACATTTTTTGGCAATACAAACCTAAAAATTTCTTTTATGACAGATGAAGAGTTGTCTGATATTATTTTAAAAGCTATAAATGAATAA
- a CDS encoding outer membrane beta-barrel protein — protein sequence MKNFKTYKQNYKRFFMALAILSLPLSFGGAYAFQLDEGAFGKLNIDGAVSGYYLYSNNVPPNSTPPPNGDKKNRYDISNALVNISKPDGVVRFTIVAGAYAFPTVGETTAKTTQSGYNTDLYSALPIAYLEFDPNSSVSIKAGKLPTMIGYESAFTYQNIDIQRSILWGMQPVVSRGIRFTYTKGIFSGNIELNDGFYSENKLAVEGSFSLAPNQNSSISFNFIYPDKSTKPNSTANPANKQEYELTGSYTLSKFTFAFDSMYVHVPTETDPSVNTQSNHAFGIAGYATYNINDAWSLNARTEYDQEGSSGTDIMGFGLGAHVYSITITPEYKYKQFFIRPEVSYVHITNVASAYYYTSPSDTTATKNTQIRLGLEAGFVF from the coding sequence ATGAAAAACTTTAAAACTTACAAACAAAATTACAAACGCTTTTTTATGGCCTTGGCCATCCTATCTCTCCCCCTCTCCTTCGGGGGGGCTTATGCCTTCCAACTAGATGAAGGGGCTTTTGGCAAGCTAAATATAGACGGTGCTGTAAGTGGCTACTACCTTTACTCAAACAACGTACCTCCAAATTCTACTCCTCCTCCTAATGGAGATAAGAAAAATCGTTACGATATATCAAACGCCCTTGTAAATATATCAAAACCAGACGGTGTAGTAAGGTTTACTATAGTAGCTGGTGCTTACGCTTTTCCTACAGTAGGTGAAACCACGGCCAAAACCACCCAAAGCGGATATAACACAGATCTATACTCTGCTTTGCCCATAGCTTACTTGGAGTTTGATCCAAATTCAAGCGTATCTATAAAAGCTGGTAAGCTTCCTACGATGATAGGATATGAGTCAGCTTTTACCTATCAAAACATAGATATCCAAAGAAGCATACTTTGGGGTATGCAACCTGTAGTAAGTAGAGGTATTAGGTTTACTTACACAAAAGGTATCTTTTCAGGTAATATTGAACTAAACGATGGTTTTTACTCTGAGAACAAACTAGCTGTAGAAGGCTCTTTTAGTTTGGCTCCAAATCAAAACTCCTCTATAAGCTTTAACTTTATATATCCAGATAAAAGTACAAAACCAAACTCAACAGCCAATCCTGCCAACAAACAAGAGTATGAACTCACTGGTTCTTATACATTATCTAAATTTACATTTGCCTTTGATTCTATGTATGTACATGTGCCTACCGAGACAGATCCATCGGTGAATACTCAATCAAACCACGCTTTTGGTATAGCTGGTTATGCCACTTACAATATAAACGATGCATGGTCTTTGAATGCGAGGACCGAGTATGATCAAGAAGGAAGCTCTGGCACCGATATAATGGGCTTTGGTCTTGGAGCTCACGTTTATTCTATCACTATAACACCAGAATACAAATATAAGCAATTTTTCATAAGACCTGAAGTATCTTATGTCCATATTACAAACGTAGCTTCAGCTTACTATTACACCTCACCATCTGATACTACAGCTACAAAAAATACTCAAATAAGGCTTGGTTTAGAAGCTGGATTTGTATTTTAA
- a CDS encoding ammonium transporter: MKTFKEGIDMLKKVGLGFLLLTGSAFADTAPKLNHGDTAWMLVASSLVMLMTIPGLAFFYGGMAKKKDLLNTIALSFMAYAITSVIWVLYAYSLAFGADVHGIIGNLQYLFMNGVTSNTLHPSTTVPEFIYCGFQLTFAAITVALASGSIIERLKFSAWLVIVPLWITLIYAPIAHWVWGNGWLAKLGALDFAGGTVVHINAGVAGLAGALVLGKRKNTQLIPNNVAYTILGAGLLWFGWFGFNAGSELAADGIASSAWLITNTATAMAAIAWMVTEWLLHGKPTTLGMASGAIAGLVAITPASGYVNIMGSIVIGIVAGVVPVFAVSWLKPKLGYDDALDTFGVHGVAGFLGAILTGVFADPSINPAGKGLLYGNPHQVVIQLIAAMSTMTYSFVMSLIIFKVVDILMGIRVKEEDEVEGLDSVAHGETAYN; the protein is encoded by the coding sequence ATGAAAACTTTTAAAGAAGGTATAGATATGCTTAAAAAAGTTGGGTTAGGTTTTCTGCTTCTTACAGGAAGCGCTTTTGCCGACACGGCACCAAAGCTAAACCACGGTGATACAGCGTGGATGCTGGTAGCAAGCTCTTTGGTTATGCTTATGACCATACCAGGCTTGGCGTTTTTCTACGGTGGTATGGCGAAGAAAAAAGATCTTTTAAACACCATAGCCCTTAGTTTTATGGCTTATGCTATAACAAGTGTCATATGGGTACTTTACGCTTACTCTCTTGCCTTCGGTGCAGATGTGCACGGTATCATCGGTAATTTGCAATATCTTTTTATGAACGGAGTGACATCAAACACACTTCATCCTTCTACTACAGTACCTGAGTTTATATATTGTGGATTCCAACTTACGTTTGCAGCTATAACAGTAGCTTTGGCTAGTGGCTCTATTATAGAAAGGCTAAAGTTTAGCGCATGGCTTGTAATAGTGCCTCTTTGGATAACCCTCATATATGCACCTATAGCTCACTGGGTATGGGGAAATGGATGGTTAGCTAAGCTTGGAGCCCTTGATTTTGCAGGTGGTACCGTTGTTCACATAAACGCTGGTGTAGCTGGTCTTGCAGGTGCTTTGGTGCTTGGCAAACGTAAAAACACCCAGCTTATACCAAACAATGTAGCTTATACAATACTTGGAGCTGGTCTTCTTTGGTTTGGATGGTTTGGTTTTAACGCTGGTTCTGAATTAGCAGCCGATGGTATAGCTTCTAGCGCATGGCTTATAACAAACACCGCTACAGCTATGGCAGCTATAGCTTGGATGGTAACAGAATGGTTGCTCCACGGTAAACCCACTACACTAGGTATGGCTTCTGGTGCTATAGCAGGTTTGGTAGCTATAACTCCCGCTTCAGGTTATGTAAACATCATGGGTTCTATAGTAATAGGTATAGTGGCTGGTGTAGTGCCTGTATTTGCAGTATCTTGGTTAAAACCAAAACTTGGCTACGATGATGCTTTGGATACTTTCGGTGTTCACGGAGTGGCTGGTTTCTTAGGAGCTATCTTAACGGGTGTGTTTGCAGATCCATCTATAAACCCTGCTGGTAAAGGTCTTTTGTATGGAAACCCCCACCAAGTAGTAATACAGCTAATAGCAGCTATGTCTACGATGACATATTCATTTGTAATGAGCCTTATAATCTTCAAAGTGGTTGATATCCTAATGGGTATAAGAGTAAAAGAAGAAGACGAAGTAGAAGGTCTTGACTCAGTAGCTCATGGTGAAACAGCTTACAACTAA
- a CDS encoding P-II family nitrogen regulator, with amino-acid sequence MKKVEAIIKPFKLDEVKDALVEIGIGGMTITEVKGFGQQKGKTEIYRATEYVIDFLPKIKIETVVKDSEVEKVVETILKSAQTGKVGDGKIFIYNVEETVRIRTGERGESAI; translated from the coding sequence ATGAAGAAGGTTGAGGCTATCATCAAGCCTTTTAAGCTTGATGAGGTCAAGGATGCACTGGTGGAGATAGGCATCGGTGGTATGACTATCACCGAGGTAAAGGGCTTTGGCCAGCAAAAAGGCAAAACGGAGATCTACAGGGCTACCGAGTACGTTATTGATTTTCTACCAAAGATCAAGATAGAAACGGTGGTCAAAGATTCCGAAGTGGAAAAGGTGGTAGAAACCATCCTAAAATCTGCCCAGACTGGTAAGGTGGGTGATGGAAAGATTTTTATCTACAACGTAGAGGAAACGGTAAGAATAAGGACCGGTGAAAGAGGAGAAAGTGCCATATGA
- a CDS encoding AAA family ATPase, whose translation MKIATIGFSGSGKSYIASILEGMGFYWLRSDAIRKSLFGSFYDKETTKKVYEELIKRAKEHKDAVLDATFLKKWQRKLVVDNFPDEYYFILIKADESIIKQRLQTRKDISDADFNIYLMQKASFEPPDEIPPDRLISVENNGKEDISLFLKSLINKIKA comes from the coding sequence ATGAAAATAGCCACCATAGGCTTTTCTGGAAGCGGTAAATCCTACATTGCATCTATTTTAGAAGGCATGGGCTTTTATTGGCTACGCTCAGACGCCATTAGAAAATCTTTGTTTGGAAGCTTTTACGATAAAGAAACCACTAAAAAAGTCTACGAAGAGCTTATAAAAAGGGCAAAAGAGCACAAAGATGCGGTTTTAGATGCAACGTTTCTTAAAAAATGGCAAAGAAAACTCGTTGTAGATAACTTCCCCGATGAGTATTATTTTATTTTAATAAAAGCCGATGAAAGCATCATAAAACAAAGGCTTCAAACGAGAAAAGATATATCTGATGCAGATTTTAATATCTATCTTATGCAAAAAGCCTCTTTTGAACCCCCAGACGAGATTCCACCAGATAGACTAATAAGCGTTGAAAACAATGGAAAAGAAGACATAAGCCTATTTTTAAAAAGCTTAATAAATAAAATAAAAGCTTGA
- the fabZ gene encoding 3-hydroxyacyl-ACP dehydratase FabZ yields the protein MDVLEIMKIIPHRYPLLLVDKILEIELGKRIVGLKNVSMNEPFFQGHFPGYPLMPGVYMLEAMAQVGGILMIKSLGLEIGKYAVVFAGIDEARFKRPVYPGDQLIMELETISLKKTISKMKGVAKVNNQVVAEAILMAAARELESIKK from the coding sequence ATGGATGTCTTAGAAATTATGAAGATAATACCACACAGATATCCGCTTTTGTTGGTGGATAAAATATTGGAGATAGAACTTGGAAAACGTATAGTTGGACTTAAAAATGTAAGTATGAACGAGCCTTTTTTTCAAGGGCATTTCCCCGGATATCCTTTGATGCCAGGTGTTTATATGCTTGAGGCTATGGCTCAAGTGGGTGGAATATTGATGATAAAAAGTCTTGGGCTTGAAATAGGAAAATATGCAGTGGTGTTTGCCGGTATAGATGAGGCGAGGTTTAAAAGGCCAGTATATCCAGGAGATCAGCTTATAATGGAACTTGAAACCATATCTCTTAAAAAAACCATATCAAAAATGAAAGGAGTAGCTAAGGTAAACAATCAAGTGGTGGCAGAGGCAATTTTGATGGCAGCTGCTAGAGAACTTGAATCTATTAAAAAATGA
- the amrB gene encoding AmmeMemoRadiSam system protein B yields the protein MIREEAVAGLFYPGDKDILLQAINLVCENEVIQDVDAKGVIVPHAGYIYSGHTACSVYKRLKPKKNIIMMGPNHTGQGPVISIDSSDAWKTPLGEVPINKELRDKIASFGIEIEPKAHIKEHSLEVQLPFLQVYFKDFTIVPMILGFLDYETIVKLGKFLSSFVDDDTLILVSSDMSHYISQQEAQKKDSFLYDAISKLDSKELYRRAIQYNITMCGFIPAAVTIESLKDKVKKVYPVEYTNSGMVTKDFEKVVAYLSVIFE from the coding sequence ATGATTAGAGAGGAAGCTGTAGCTGGACTTTTTTATCCGGGGGATAAGGATATACTTTTACAAGCCATAAACTTGGTATGCGAAAATGAGGTTATCCAAGATGTAGATGCAAAAGGTGTCATAGTACCACATGCTGGTTATATATACTCTGGGCATACGGCTTGTAGTGTTTATAAAAGACTAAAACCAAAGAAAAACATTATAATGATGGGACCAAACCACACCGGTCAAGGCCCAGTAATATCAATAGACAGCTCGGATGCCTGGAAAACGCCCCTTGGGGAAGTACCTATAAACAAAGAACTACGAGACAAGATAGCCTCTTTTGGTATAGAGATAGAACCCAAAGCCCATATAAAAGAGCATTCTTTAGAAGTACAACTTCCTTTTTTACAGGTGTATTTTAAAGATTTTACCATAGTACCTATGATATTGGGATTTTTAGATTATGAGACCATAGTAAAACTTGGTAAATTTTTATCGTCTTTTGTAGATGATGATACCCTCATATTAGTTAGCTCTGATATGTCTCACTACATATCCCAACAAGAGGCCCAGAAAAAAGATAGCTTTCTTTACGACGCTATATCAAAACTTGACTCTAAAGAGCTTTACAGAAGAGCTATCCAATACAACATCACAATGTGTGGATTTATACCGGCAGCGGTGACCATAGAATCCCTAAAAGATAAAGTTAAAAAAGTATATCCAGTGGAATATACAAATTCTGGTATGGTCACAAAAGATTTTGAAAAAGTAGTGGCATATCTTAGTGTTATCTTTGAATGA
- a CDS encoding class I SAM-dependent methyltransferase: MNKTLYEKYAVVQKQAANDLLEIIKHLDYENALDVGAGTGFLAKHLNKCVALDIDKSLKIYHKSFLVGSAEELPFKDKSFDMVISNFALHLCNTELSIKEMIRVSKKYVACSLPVRGSLENWIYEFPDENRVFELLKSKNIKVFEKRVYYLDFTKLELLKFINKTGKPKKKYSNYFISKSQIKNTLLKVENPSFVVLSFLIEV, from the coding sequence ATGAATAAAACCTTATACGAAAAATATGCCGTTGTACAAAAACAAGCGGCAAATGACCTTTTAGAAATTATAAAACATTTAGACTACGAAAATGCCCTCGATGTAGGGGCTGGTACTGGATTTTTGGCTAAACACCTCAATAAATGCGTAGCTCTTGATATTGATAAAAGCCTAAAAATTTATCATAAAAGCTTTTTGGTAGGAAGCGCTGAAGAACTACCTTTTAAAGATAAGAGTTTTGATATGGTAATTAGCAATTTTGCTTTGCATTTGTGCAACACAGAGCTATCTATAAAAGAGATGATTAGGGTATCAAAAAAATATGTAGCTTGTTCTTTGCCGGTAAGGGGGAGTTTAGAAAATTGGATATACGAATTTCCAGATGAGAATAGAGTTTTTGAGCTTTTAAAATCAAAAAATATAAAAGTATTTGAAAAAAGAGTATACTATCTTGATTTTACAAAGCTTGAGCTACTTAAGTTTATTAACAAAACCGGTAAGCCAAAGAAAAAATACAGCAATTATTTCATTAGTAAATCACAGATAAAAAATACATTATTAAAAGTAGAAAATCCTTCTTTTGTTGTGTTATCATTTTTAATAGAGGTGTGA
- a CDS encoding TOBE domain-containing protein: MIEIKGDIFINKDGEGFFGQGRYKLLKLIDKYGSISKAAKEMKMSYKAAWDHIQSINNLAQEPVVYTKAGGKDGGQTILTPYGKRLLKHYERIQEEYQKFLELLKEEELESLYVIRRLDMKLSARNQLLGKVSAVEKAQAVSEVVISIRNGATIKSVITTEAVDTIDLKPGKDVVAIVKSSDVILGVGEEVEKLYPLSVRNILKGDVKQIVESDVNSLVKVDIGAELTISSVITTESLKELGIKEGSSVYVIIKASNVMIYVI, from the coding sequence ATGATAGAAATTAAAGGTGATATCTTTATAAACAAAGACGGTGAAGGTTTCTTTGGACAAGGTCGTTATAAGCTTTTAAAGCTTATAGACAAATACGGTTCTATATCAAAAGCTGCAAAAGAGATGAAGATGAGCTATAAAGCAGCTTGGGACCATATACAGTCTATAAATAACTTAGCCCAAGAGCCTGTTGTTTATACAAAAGCTGGTGGTAAAGATGGTGGGCAAACTATACTTACACCATACGGCAAAAGACTTCTTAAGCATTATGAGCGTATTCAAGAAGAATACCAAAAGTTTTTGGAGCTTTTAAAAGAAGAAGAGTTAGAAAGTTTATACGTTATAAGGAGATTAGATATGAAATTGTCCGCAAGGAATCAGCTTCTTGGAAAAGTAAGCGCTGTAGAAAAAGCCCAAGCGGTTTCAGAGGTTGTAATCTCAATAAGAAACGGCGCCACAATAAAGTCTGTAATAACTACAGAAGCGGTAGATACCATAGACTTAAAACCTGGTAAAGACGTGGTGGCTATTGTAAAGTCCTCTGATGTTATACTGGGAGTAGGGGAGGAAGTAGAAAAACTATATCCATTGAGCGTAAGAAACATCTTAAAAGGTGACGTCAAACAGATAGTGGAATCTGATGTAAATAGCCTTGTAAAAGTAGACATAGGAGCTGAGCTTACCATTAGCTCTGTAATCACTACAGAGTCTTTGAAAGAGCTTGGTATAAAAGAGGGCTCTTCGGTTTATGTCATAATAAAAGCCTCAAACGTAATGATTTATGTAATTTAG
- the modA gene encoding molybdate ABC transporter substrate-binding protein encodes MKKFIVFGLLASKIVFGATITVAAAADLRFVLQDLTALYEKEYPQDKLKFIYGASGNFYNQIRAGYPIDVFMSADTHFPELLYKQGLSYKPRAYAIGKLALFTTKNIDVDNPKLAFLKAQKVAIASPRVAPYGVAGISTLHCYHVYNEVKDKIIFGENIIQTTQFVASKNADVGLVSYSLILAPQLHSKGKFYLIPQACYKPIVQGAAVIKSTKDKNAAMRFFNFLYSQEAIGIWKSFGYGIPR; translated from the coding sequence ATGAAAAAGTTTATAGTTTTTGGGCTTTTAGCAAGCAAAATAGTCTTTGGTGCTACAATTACAGTGGCAGCTGCTGCTGATCTTAGATTTGTATTGCAAGATTTGACAGCACTTTATGAGAAAGAATATCCTCAAGACAAATTAAAGTTTATATACGGAGCTTCTGGTAACTTTTACAATCAAATAAGGGCTGGTTATCCTATAGATGTATTTATGTCTGCGGATACACATTTTCCTGAGCTTCTTTATAAACAAGGTTTATCTTACAAACCAAGAGCTTACGCCATAGGCAAACTTGCTCTTTTTACCACAAAAAATATAGATGTGGATAATCCAAAACTTGCTTTCTTAAAAGCTCAAAAAGTGGCTATAGCAAGTCCAAGAGTAGCCCCTTACGGGGTTGCTGGTATATCTACACTTCATTGTTATCATGTGTACAACGAGGTTAAAGATAAAATAATTTTCGGTGAAAATATAATCCAAACTACTCAGTTTGTAGCTTCTAAAAATGCAGATGTGGGACTTGTTTCTTATTCTCTTATCTTGGCACCACAGCTTCATAGTAAGGGTAAATTTTACCTTATACCTCAAGCTTGCTATAAACCTATCGTACAAGGCGCTGCTGTAATAAAATCAACAAAAGATAAAAACGCTGCCATGAGATTTTTTAACTTTTTATATTCCCAGGAAGCGATAGGCATCTGGAAATCTTTTGGATACGGCATACCAAGATGA